Sequence from the Kribbella aluminosa genome:
TGCGCCGGGAGAAGGACCTGCTGCTGGACGGCGTCGGCGTACCGGAGATCCACACGCCGATGGAGGGCAAGCACGTCCTGATCGTGGTCCGCGGGTACGACTACCGCGACGACCTCGTCGCGCTGAAGCCGTACATCCGCGAGTACCGGCCGGTGCTGATCGGCGTCGACGGCGGCGCGGACGCCCTGGTCGAGAACGGCTACGTCCCGGACCTGATCGTCGGGGACATGGATTCTGTCAAGGACGAGACGCTGAGGTGCGGCGCCGAGGTGATCGTGCACGCGTACCGCGACGGCCGCGCGCCCGGGTCCGAACGGCTGGAGCGGCTCGGCGTGGAGTCGATCGAGTTCCCGGCCACCGGCACCAGCGAGGACGTCGCGATGCTGCTGGCCGACTCCAAGGGTTCCTCGCTGATCGTCGCGGTCGGCACCCACAACTCGCTGGTGGAGTTCCTCGACAAGGGACGCTCCGGGATGGCGAGCACCTTCATCACCCGGCTGCGGGTCGGTGCCAAGCTGGTGGACGCGAAGGGCGTCGGCCGGCTGTACCGGAGCCGGGTCTCGACGTTCCAGGTGGTCGCGCTGATCGTGGCCGGTCTGTTCGCGGTCGGGATGGCGCTGGTCGCCATCGGCGCCGACGATGTGCTCTGGTCGATCCTGCGGGCGCGCTGGAACGACCTCGTCTACTGGATCCGGGAGCTGTTCACTTGACGTCCACCCATCCCTGGAGGCTGGGATTCCAACCGTGCTACGCGGAGGTAGCGAGTTGAGGTTCACGCTTCTCGGACCCAGACATCGGGTCTCGGCGTGCGGTCGCGGCCCGTCCGGCCGCGATGTTTCGTGCTGCGTTCACGTCAGCGTTCGCGGTGTAACTGCAACATCGGCAGCGGAAGGCGGCTTGGCTCTCGCGCGCCCCCCGGTCCACGATCCCGCACCGCGGACAGGTCTGACTGGTGTAGGCAGGGTTGACCTTTTCGATCCGGCCGGGTGCCTTCTGCTCCAGACGGGTCACGAGCATGCCCCAGCCATTGGCGAGGATGCCTCGGTTCAGACCGG
This genomic interval carries:
- the steA gene encoding putative cytokinetic ring protein SteA codes for the protein MKLPSLRRARTTELPGVTGVVRLDRRTKNLTKRLKPGEIAVIDHVDLDRVSAEALVDCKVAGVVNVADSISGRYPNLGPEILVEAGIPLVDGVGREVFSVLHEGEQVRLDEGTLYRGPEAVAKGVAQNSNSVANLMEDARSGLSTQLEAFTANTLEYLRREKDLLLDGVGVPEIHTPMEGKHVLIVVRGYDYRDDLVALKPYIREYRPVLIGVDGGADALVENGYVPDLIVGDMDSVKDETLRCGAEVIVHAYRDGRAPGSERLERLGVESIEFPATGTSEDVAMLLADSKGSSLIVAVGTHNSLVEFLDKGRSGMASTFITRLRVGAKLVDAKGVGRLYRSRVSTFQVVALIVAGLFAVGMALVAIGADDVLWSILRARWNDLVYWIRELFT